Proteins from a genomic interval of Pseudomonas sp. RC10:
- a CDS encoding UDP-N-acetylmuramoyl-L-alanyl-D-glutamate--2,6-diaminopimelate ligase, whose product MPFNLSKIFAQSDRDLLIRELTLDSRKVRPGDLFLAIPGLKVDGRDHITDAIAHGAAAVAYEVEGAKVLPITDIPMIPVKGLAAQLSDIAGRFYGDPSRSMNVVGVTGTNGKTSVTQLIAQALDKLGEHCGLIGTLGTGFYSELKSGIHTTPDPISVQSTIYDLKKAGAKALAMEVSSHGLDQGRVTALAFDVAVMTNLSRDHLDYHGTMEAYGAAKAKLFAWNDLRCRVVNLDDAFGRELAAKPHDSRLITYSQEDNSAYLFCRDAHFDDDGVRATLVTPQGDHVLRSSLLGRFNLSNVLAAVGALMGLDYPLDEILKVLPSLEGPVGRMQRLGGGTRPLVVVDYAHTPDALEKVLDALRPHAKGELTCLFGCGGDRDRGKRPLMAEMVERLADKVLVTDDNPRTEDPARIFDDIRAGFSAVDTVEFVAGRGQAIAQIIAQADAADVIVLAGKGHEDYQEIDDQRHPFSDLEEAAKALDAWGAAHA is encoded by the coding sequence ATGCCTTTTAACCTGAGCAAAATCTTCGCCCAGAGCGACCGCGACCTGCTGATTCGTGAACTGACACTGGATAGCCGCAAGGTGCGTCCGGGCGATCTGTTTCTGGCGATTCCGGGCTTGAAGGTCGATGGGCGCGATCACATCACCGACGCCATCGCTCACGGTGCTGCGGCTGTGGCCTATGAAGTGGAAGGCGCCAAGGTGCTGCCGATCACTGACATCCCGATGATTCCGGTCAAAGGGCTGGCGGCGCAGCTGTCGGACATTGCCGGTCGTTTCTACGGCGACCCGAGCCGCAGCATGAACGTAGTCGGTGTGACCGGCACCAACGGCAAAACCAGCGTTACCCAGTTGATCGCTCAAGCGCTCGACAAGCTGGGCGAGCATTGCGGTCTGATCGGCACGCTGGGCACCGGCTTCTATAGCGAATTGAAAAGCGGGATTCACACCACACCTGATCCGATTTCCGTGCAGTCGACCATTTACGACCTGAAAAAAGCCGGTGCCAAGGCGCTGGCCATGGAAGTGTCGTCCCACGGTCTGGATCAGGGCCGCGTGACCGCGCTGGCGTTCGACGTGGCAGTGATGACCAACTTGTCCCGCGATCACCTGGATTACCACGGCACCATGGAAGCGTATGGTGCCGCCAAGGCCAAGTTGTTCGCCTGGAATGACCTGCGTTGCCGCGTGGTCAACCTCGACGACGCGTTTGGTCGCGAACTGGCTGCCAAACCGCACGATTCGCGGCTGATCACCTACAGCCAGGAAGACAACAGCGCTTACCTGTTCTGCCGCGATGCGCATTTCGATGACGACGGTGTTCGCGCCACGCTGGTGACGCCGCAGGGCGACCACGTATTGCGCAGCAGCCTGCTGGGCCGTTTCAACCTGAGCAACGTGCTGGCTGCGGTCGGCGCGCTGATGGGGCTGGATTACCCGCTGGACGAGATTCTCAAAGTGCTGCCGAGCCTCGAAGGGCCGGTCGGTCGTATGCAGCGCTTGGGCGGCGGCACCCGCCCGCTGGTGGTGGTCGATTACGCCCACACCCCGGACGCGCTGGAAAAAGTGCTCGACGCCCTGCGCCCACACGCGAAAGGCGAACTGACCTGCCTGTTCGGCTGCGGCGGTGACCGTGATCGCGGCAAGCGTCCGCTGATGGCCGAAATGGTCGAGCGTCTGGCCGACAAGGTGCTGGTCACCGACGACAACCCGCGCACCGAAGACCCAGCCCGCATTTTCGACGACATCCGCGCCGGTTTCAGCGCGGTGGACACGGTCGAATTCGTGGCCGGTCGTGGTCAGGCCATCGCACAAATCATCGCCCAGGCCGACGCCGCCGACGTCATCGTGCTGGCGGGCAAGGGCCACGAGGATTACCAGGAAATCGATGACCAGCGTCATCCGTTTTCCGATCTTGAAGAAGCCGCCAAGGCACTGGACGCATGGGGGGCTGCACATGCTTAA
- the murD gene encoding UDP-N-acetylmuramoyl-L-alanine--D-glutamate ligase, translating into MSLIASSHFRIVVGLGKSGMSLVRFLANRGVAFAVADTRENPPELATLRRDYPQVEVRCGELDVEFLCRADELYVSPGLALATPALQQAAARGVKLSGDIELFARNAKAPIVAISGSNAKSTVTTLVGEMAAAAGKRVAVGGNLGTPALDLLSDDVELYVLELSSFQLETTDHLGAEVATVLNISEDHMDRYSGLPAYHLAKHRIFRGARQVVVNRQDALSRPLIGEGVPCWTFGLNKPDINGFGLREENGEKYLTFQFENLMPVSELKIRGAHNQANALSALALGHAAGLPFEPMLQALRSFGGLVHRCQWLRERQGVSYYDDSKATNVGAALAAIEGLGEDIPGKLILIAGGEGKGADFSGLKAPVAAHCRAVVLIGRDAELIASALGDSVPLLRIKTLEEAVQRAAEWAQEGDAVLLAPACASFDMFKNFEVRGQMFAQAVRDLS; encoded by the coding sequence GTGTCACTGATCGCTTCTTCTCACTTCCGCATTGTTGTCGGTCTCGGCAAGAGCGGCATGTCCCTGGTTCGCTTCCTGGCGAACCGGGGCGTGGCGTTTGCCGTCGCCGATACGCGGGAGAATCCTCCGGAGCTGGCGACCCTGCGTCGCGACTATCCGCAGGTTGAAGTGCGCTGTGGCGAGTTGGATGTCGAATTCCTCTGCCGCGCCGACGAGTTGTACGTGAGCCCCGGGCTGGCGCTGGCGACCCCTGCGTTGCAGCAGGCGGCAGCCCGTGGCGTGAAACTGTCCGGTGACATCGAACTGTTCGCGCGTAACGCGAAAGCCCCCATCGTCGCCATCAGCGGCTCCAACGCGAAAAGCACCGTGACCACGCTGGTCGGTGAAATGGCGGCGGCGGCAGGCAAGCGTGTGGCGGTCGGCGGCAACCTCGGCACACCCGCGCTGGACCTGCTCAGCGACGACGTCGAGTTGTACGTTCTTGAGCTGTCGAGTTTCCAGCTGGAAACCACCGATCACCTCGGCGCCGAAGTCGCCACCGTGCTGAACATCAGCGAAGACCACATGGACCGTTACAGCGGCCTGCCTGCCTACCACTTGGCCAAGCACCGGATTTTCCGGGGCGCGCGGCAAGTCGTGGTGAACCGTCAGGACGCGCTCTCGCGACCATTGATCGGCGAAGGGGTGCCGTGCTGGACCTTTGGTCTGAACAAACCTGACATCAATGGCTTCGGTCTGCGAGAAGAGAACGGCGAAAAGTACCTGACTTTCCAGTTCGAGAACCTGATGCCGGTCAGCGAGCTGAAAATCCGCGGTGCGCACAATCAGGCGAACGCGCTGTCGGCTCTGGCCCTCGGCCATGCCGCTGGTTTGCCATTCGAGCCAATGCTTCAGGCCCTGCGCAGTTTCGGTGGCCTGGTGCACCGTTGTCAGTGGCTGCGTGAACGTCAGGGCGTCAGCTATTACGACGACTCCAAAGCCACCAACGTCGGCGCCGCTCTGGCCGCCATCGAAGGATTGGGCGAAGACATTCCCGGCAAGCTGATCTTGATCGCAGGCGGCGAAGGGAAGGGGGCGGACTTCTCCGGACTGAAAGCCCCGGTGGCCGCTCATTGCCGCGCCGTTGTCCTGATTGGACGCGACGCTGAACTGATCGCCTCCGCGCTGGGCGACTCGGTGCCTCTGCTACGCATTAAAACTTTGGAAGAAGCTGTGCAACGTGCTGCCGAATGGGCTCAGGAAGGGGACGCCGTGCTGCTGGCCCCTGCCTGCGCAAGCTTTGACATGTTCAAGAACTTTGAAGTCCGCGGACAGATGTTCGCCCAGGCCGTGAGGGACTTGTCATGA
- the ftsW gene encoding putative lipid II flippase FtsW — protein MFGVIKPYPSPIISGRGVDVDFPMLAGCLALLGLGLVMITSASSEVAAVQSGNALYMMTRHLIYLVLGLGACVATMMIPVATWQRLGWLMLIGAFGLLIMVIVPGIGREVNGSMRWIGFGMFNVQPSEIAKVFVVIFLAGYLIRRQTEVRESWMGFFKPFIVLLPMAGLLLMEPDFGATVVMMGAAAAMLFLGGVGLFRFSLMVALAVGAVFVLVQAQPYRMARLITFTDPWSDQFGSGYQLTQALIAFGRGEWFGVGLGNSVQKQFYLPEAHTDFVFSVLAEELGVVGSLATVALFMFVSIRAMYIGMWAERAKQFFAAYTAYGLAFLWIGQFLINIGVNVGLLPTKGLTLPFLSYGGSSLIICCASLGLLLRIEWESRNNMGSEEAEFSESDFAEEPNHGRR, from the coding sequence ATCTTTGGCGTGATCAAGCCTTACCCGTCGCCGATCATCAGCGGTCGTGGTGTAGACGTCGATTTCCCGATGCTCGCTGGCTGCCTTGCGCTGCTGGGCCTGGGCCTGGTGATGATCACTTCCGCGTCGTCGGAAGTGGCCGCCGTGCAGTCGGGCAACGCGTTGTACATGATGACCCGTCACCTGATTTATCTGGTGCTGGGCCTCGGCGCCTGCGTCGCCACCATGATGATTCCGGTCGCGACCTGGCAACGCCTTGGCTGGCTCATGCTGATCGGCGCCTTCGGCCTGCTGATCATGGTGATCGTGCCCGGGATTGGGCGTGAGGTGAACGGTTCGATGCGTTGGATCGGTTTCGGCATGTTCAACGTGCAGCCGTCGGAAATCGCCAAAGTGTTCGTGGTGATTTTCCTCGCCGGTTACCTAATTCGTCGTCAGACAGAAGTGCGCGAAAGCTGGATGGGCTTCTTCAAGCCGTTCATCGTGTTGCTGCCGATGGCGGGCCTGCTGCTGATGGAGCCTGACTTCGGTGCCACCGTCGTGATGATGGGGGCGGCAGCGGCGATGCTGTTCTTGGGCGGCGTCGGCCTGTTCCGTTTCAGTCTGATGGTGGCGTTGGCCGTTGGCGCGGTGTTCGTGCTGGTGCAAGCGCAGCCTTATCGGATGGCGCGTCTGATCACCTTTACCGACCCGTGGTCGGATCAATTCGGTTCCGGCTACCAACTGACTCAGGCGCTCATCGCCTTCGGTCGCGGCGAGTGGTTTGGCGTTGGTCTGGGCAACAGCGTGCAGAAGCAGTTTTATCTGCCGGAAGCGCACACCGACTTCGTGTTCTCGGTGTTGGCCGAAGAGCTGGGCGTCGTGGGGTCGCTGGCCACCGTGGCGCTGTTTATGTTCGTGAGCATTCGTGCGATGTACATCGGCATGTGGGCCGAGCGCGCCAAGCAGTTCTTCGCCGCTTACACCGCCTACGGCCTGGCGTTCCTGTGGATTGGTCAGTTCCTGATCAACATCGGCGTGAACGTCGGCCTGCTGCCGACCAAGGGGCTGACCCTGCCATTCCTCAGTTACGGCGGCAGCTCGTTGATCATCTGCTGCGCGAGTCTGGGCCTGTTGCTGCGCATCGAGTGGGAATCGCGCAACAACATGGGCAGCGAAGAAGCCGAATTCAGTGAGAGCGATTTCGCCGAGGAGCCAAACCATGGCCGTCGGTAA
- the murF gene encoding UDP-N-acetylmuramoyl-tripeptide--D-alanyl-D-alanine ligase has product MLKPLSFSELLLPLDARRVGDDVSFNGVSIDSRAIEPGQLFVALTGPRFDGHDYLDQVAAKGAVGALVEHEIPGSALPQLIVRDTRQALAQLGAMNRNAFVDKPVAAITGSSGKTTVKEMLSSILRTRGPVLATKGNLNNELGVPLTLLALAPEFDAAVIELGANHVGEIALTVSLTKPHVSVLTNAGTAHVGEFGGPDKIVEAKGEIIEGLNSRGTAVLNRDDKAFGIWVARAGERQVLSFSIHNRDADFYASDLGIDARGCPTFTLHSPSGSAQVQLNLLGAHNVANALAAAAAAHALGVSLPGIVTGLNNVQPVKGRTVAQLATNGMRVIDDTYNANPTSVAAATDILTTFPGRKVLVLGDIGELGDWAEQGHRDVGAYAAGKVDALYAVGPLMAHAVKAFGQDARHFASQADLIAALGAEQDTNTTLLIKGSRSAAMENVVAALCGNSLEKH; this is encoded by the coding sequence ATGCTTAAGCCACTTTCGTTCAGCGAACTGCTCCTGCCGCTCGACGCCCGACGTGTCGGCGACGACGTGAGCTTCAACGGCGTGAGCATCGACAGCCGTGCCATCGAGCCGGGCCAACTGTTCGTTGCGCTGACCGGTCCGCGCTTCGATGGCCATGATTATCTCGATCAGGTCGCCGCCAAAGGCGCAGTCGGCGCGTTGGTCGAACATGAAATTCCAGGCAGTGCGTTGCCGCAACTGATCGTCCGCGACACCCGTCAGGCGCTGGCGCAGTTGGGGGCGATGAATCGCAACGCTTTTGTCGACAAGCCAGTGGCCGCGATCACCGGCTCCAGTGGCAAGACCACGGTCAAGGAAATGCTCTCAAGCATCCTGCGCACGCGTGGCCCGGTGCTGGCGACCAAGGGCAACCTGAACAATGAATTGGGTGTACCGCTGACGTTGCTGGCACTGGCGCCAGAGTTCGACGCCGCCGTGATCGAGCTGGGCGCGAATCATGTGGGCGAAATCGCGCTGACTGTCAGCCTGACCAAACCGCATGTCTCGGTGTTGACCAACGCCGGGACTGCTCACGTTGGTGAGTTCGGCGGCCCTGACAAGATCGTCGAAGCCAAAGGCGAGATCATCGAAGGGCTGAACAGTCGCGGCACCGCCGTGCTGAACCGGGATGACAAAGCCTTCGGCATCTGGGTCGCCCGTGCGGGTGAGCGCCAGGTGTTGAGCTTCTCGATACACAACCGCGACGCTGATTTCTATGCCAGCGACCTCGGCATCGACGCCCGTGGCTGCCCGACCTTCACTTTGCACAGCCCAAGCGGCTCGGCACAGGTACAGCTGAATCTGCTCGGCGCGCACAACGTGGCCAACGCGCTGGCAGCGGCGGCAGCGGCGCATGCCTTGGGCGTTTCGCTGCCTGGCATCGTCACCGGTCTCAATAACGTCCAGCCGGTCAAGGGCCGCACCGTCGCGCAACTGGCGACCAACGGTATGCGCGTGATCGACGACACCTACAACGCCAATCCGACCTCGGTTGCAGCGGCCACCGACATCCTCACCACGTTCCCGGGCCGCAAGGTGCTGGTGCTGGGTGACATCGGTGAGCTGGGCGACTGGGCGGAGCAGGGCCACCGTGACGTCGGCGCTTACGCGGCCGGCAAGGTCGACGCGCTGTATGCCGTCGGTCCGCTGATGGCCCATGCCGTGAAGGCTTTCGGGCAGGATGCCCGCCATTTTGCAAGTCAGGCTGACCTGATCGCGGCGCTGGGCGCCGAGCAAGACACGAACACCACCCTTTTGATCAAAGGTTCCCGCAGTGCCGCGATGGAAAACGTCGTCGCCGCGCTGTGTGGCAACAGTCTGGAGAAACATTAA
- the ftsL gene encoding cell division protein FtsL: protein MSRGFFKPLPGGSFFMLLLFIAVLVSAIGVAYSAHWNRQLLNSLYSELSVRDKAQAEWGRLILEQSTWTAHSRIEALATDQLKMRIPNAADIRMVSP from the coding sequence GTGAGCCGCGGTTTCTTCAAGCCATTGCCAGGCGGCAGCTTCTTCATGCTGCTGCTGTTCATTGCCGTCCTTGTGTCGGCAATCGGCGTTGCCTACAGCGCTCACTGGAACCGTCAGTTGCTGAACTCGCTGTATTCCGAACTCAGCGTGCGTGACAAGGCCCAGGCTGAGTGGGGCCGTCTGATTCTGGAACAAAGCACCTGGACCGCTCATAGCCGCATCGAAGCGCTGGCGACCGATCAACTGAAAATGCGTATCCCGAACGCCGCCGATATCCGGATGGTGTCGCCATGA
- a CDS encoding penicillin-binding protein 2, which yields MMKLEGALYPWRFRVVVGLLSVLVAAIAYRIVDLQVIDHRFLIEQGDARSLRNVSIPAHRGLITDRNGEPLAVSTPVTTIWANPSEMQADKSKWPQLAQALGQDPKAMADRLNEQATKEFIYLVRGLTPEQGQSVLDLKVPGVYGKEEFRRFYPAGDVTAHMVGFTDLDDHGREGVELAYDDWLAGVPGRRQVIKDRRGRLIKDLQVKKNAKAGKTLALSIDLRLQYLATRELRNAIQENDAKAGSLVIMDVKTGEVLAMVNQPTYNPNNRRTMVPAAMRNRAIIDVFEPGSTMKPISMTAALDSGRWKPSDKVEVYPGTLQIGKYTIRDVTKTEGPILDLTGILINSSNVGMSKVAFDVGGEAIFRAMQRVGLGQYTGLGFPGERVGNLPNYREWRKAETATLSYGYGLSVTALQLVHAYSALANNGKIVPLTILKTDKPSDSVQAIPEATAKTLQGMLQQVIEDPRGVYRARVPSYHVAGKSGTARKTSVGTKGYAENSYRSLFAGFGPMSNPRYAIVVVIDEPSKGGYFGGLVSAPVFSKVMSGTLRLMNVRPDNLAPVPPEQQANAAPLVVPVKGGRG from the coding sequence ATGATGAAACTCGAAGGGGCACTCTACCCTTGGCGGTTCCGCGTCGTGGTCGGCCTGTTGTCGGTGCTGGTGGCGGCAATTGCCTATCGCATCGTCGACCTGCAGGTCATCGATCACCGTTTCCTGATCGAACAGGGCGATGCACGCAGCCTGCGTAACGTTTCGATTCCTGCGCACCGTGGCCTGATCACTGACCGTAACGGCGAGCCGTTGGCCGTCAGTACGCCGGTGACCACCATTTGGGCCAACCCGTCCGAAATGCAGGCTGACAAGAGCAAGTGGCCGCAACTGGCGCAGGCACTGGGTCAAGACCCGAAGGCCATGGCTGACCGGCTGAACGAGCAGGCCACTAAAGAATTCATCTATCTGGTTCGCGGGCTGACCCCGGAGCAGGGCCAGTCAGTGCTCGACCTGAAAGTACCGGGTGTGTACGGCAAGGAAGAGTTCCGCCGTTTCTACCCGGCGGGCGATGTCACTGCACACATGGTCGGCTTCACCGACCTCGACGACCACGGTCGCGAAGGTGTCGAGCTGGCCTATGACGACTGGCTGGCCGGTGTGCCAGGTCGGCGGCAAGTGATCAAGGATCGACGCGGCAGGCTCATCAAGGACCTGCAAGTGAAGAAAAACGCCAAGGCCGGGAAGACCTTGGCTTTGTCTATTGATCTGCGTCTGCAATATCTGGCGACTCGCGAGCTGCGCAACGCGATTCAGGAAAACGACGCCAAGGCGGGCAGCCTGGTGATCATGGACGTGAAGACCGGCGAAGTGCTGGCGATGGTCAATCAGCCGACCTACAACCCGAACAACCGTCGCACCATGGTCCCGGCCGCCATGCGTAACCGCGCGATCATCGACGTGTTCGAACCCGGTTCGACCATGAAACCGATCTCCATGACCGCCGCCCTCGACAGTGGCCGCTGGAAACCCAGCGACAAGGTGGAGGTGTACCCGGGCACCCTGCAGATCGGCAAATACACCATCCGTGACGTGACCAAGACCGAAGGCCCGATCCTCGACCTGACCGGCATCCTGATCAACTCCAGTAACGTCGGCATGAGTAAGGTCGCGTTCGACGTCGGCGGCGAAGCGATCTTCCGCGCCATGCAACGTGTAGGTCTGGGCCAGTACACCGGCCTGGGCTTTCCGGGCGAACGCGTCGGCAACCTGCCGAATTATCGGGAGTGGCGCAAGGCTGAAACCGCAACGCTGTCCTACGGCTACGGCCTGTCGGTGACCGCGCTGCAACTGGTGCACGCGTATTCAGCGCTGGCCAACAACGGCAAGATCGTCCCGCTGACCATCCTGAAAACCGACAAGCCATCGGACTCGGTTCAAGCGATTCCAGAGGCGACCGCCAAGACCCTGCAAGGCATGCTGCAACAGGTGATCGAGGACCCGCGTGGCGTTTACCGTGCTCGCGTTCCGTCGTATCACGTCGCGGGCAAGTCCGGTACTGCACGTAAGACCTCGGTCGGCACCAAGGGCTACGCCGAAAACTCCTACCGCTCGCTGTTCGCTGGCTTCGGCCCGATGAGCAATCCGCGTTACGCCATCGTGGTGGTGATCGACGAGCCGAGCAAAGGCGGCTACTTCGGTGGTCTGGTTTCCGCGCCCGTGTTCAGCAAAGTCATGTCGGGCACGTTGCGTCTGATGAACGTGCGTCCGGACAACCTCGCGCCGGTCCCGCCTGAGCAGCAAGCCAACGCGGCACCGCTGGTCGTTCCGGTCAAGGGAGGGCGCGGCTGA
- the mraY gene encoding phospho-N-acetylmuramoyl-pentapeptide-transferase, translating to MLLLLAEYLQQFYKGFAVFQYLTLRGILGVLTALSLSLCLGPWMIRALQNKQIGQSVRNDGPQSHLSKSGTPTMGGALILSAIGIATLLWADLTNRYVWVVLIVTLLFGGIGWVDDYRKVIEKNSKGLPSRWKYFWQSVFGLGAAIFLYMTAQSPVETTLLIPMLKDFSIPLGIGFVVLTYFVIVGSSNAVNLTDGLDGLAIMPTVMVGGALGIFCYLSGNVKFAEYLLIPYVPGAGELIVFCGALIGAGLGFLWFNTYPAQVFMGDVGALALGAALGTIAVIVRQEIVLFIMGGVFVMETLSVVIQVASFKLTGRRVFRMAPIHHHFELKGWPEPRVIVRFWIITVILVLIGLATLKLR from the coding sequence ATGCTGCTGCTGCTGGCCGAGTATCTGCAACAGTTCTACAAAGGCTTCGCGGTCTTCCAGTACCTGACCCTGCGCGGGATTCTTGGCGTGCTCACTGCACTGTCACTTTCGCTGTGCCTCGGTCCATGGATGATCCGTGCCCTGCAGAACAAACAGATCGGTCAATCCGTCCGCAACGACGGTCCCCAATCTCACCTCTCCAAGTCTGGCACCCCGACCATGGGTGGCGCGCTGATTCTGTCCGCCATCGGCATCGCGACGCTGCTGTGGGCCGATCTGACCAACCGCTACGTGTGGGTGGTGTTGATCGTGACGCTGCTGTTCGGCGGCATCGGCTGGGTCGATGACTACCGCAAGGTGATCGAGAAGAACTCGAAAGGCCTGCCAAGCCGCTGGAAATACTTCTGGCAATCCGTGTTTGGCCTCGGCGCGGCGATCTTCCTTTATATGACTGCGCAATCGCCGGTCGAAACCACGCTGCTGATCCCGATGCTGAAGGACTTCAGCATTCCGCTGGGCATCGGCTTCGTGGTCCTGACCTACTTTGTGATCGTCGGCTCCAGCAACGCGGTCAACCTGACCGACGGCCTCGACGGTCTGGCCATCATGCCAACGGTCATGGTCGGCGGCGCGCTGGGCATCTTCTGCTACTTGTCGGGTAACGTGAAATTCGCGGAATACCTGCTGATCCCTTATGTGCCGGGCGCGGGCGAGCTGATCGTGTTCTGCGGCGCGCTGATCGGTGCGGGCTTGGGTTTCCTCTGGTTCAACACCTACCCGGCACAAGTCTTCATGGGCGACGTCGGCGCGCTGGCGCTGGGCGCGGCCCTGGGCACCATCGCTGTGATCGTTCGTCAGGAAATCGTGCTGTTCATCATGGGCGGTGTGTTCGTGATGGAAACCCTGTCAGTGGTCATTCAGGTCGCATCCTTTAAATTGACCGGCCGCCGCGTTTTCCGCATGGCGCCCATCCATCACCACTTTGAACTCAAGGGCTGGCCCGAGCCGCGCGTGATCGTCCGTTTCTGGATCATCACCGTGATTCTCGTGTTGATCGGCCTTGCCACGTTGAAACTGAGGTAA